In Passer domesticus isolate bPasDom1 chromosome 32, bPasDom1.hap1, whole genome shotgun sequence, the following are encoded in one genomic region:
- the LOC135288304 gene encoding uncharacterized protein LOC135288304 isoform X2, which translates to MSPPGGGRCPPALLALLLGLAGSRGSPECQTRVVSAGGSLCLAPEEPVWEWTEIHWKAKIGSETWQKILTAPRDGSVSYPKGSFHGKWKFQPGNFSLCISAVHRADSGVYVAEFENVAAISSQCFRVSVWDPLPPPELKSQILQRDRGWCTLALLCSSPGNVSYSWACPGHPPGEIPEQIPEKIPGQIPEQIPGIPSRLILRLPEGAEPQICLCNVSNPAGWSVARARLTCPGIPGNFSHWRPLAVAVAEGLTLLLVGSCCWWREKRKNSREG; encoded by the exons ATGTCCCCGCCCGGGGGTGGCCGCTGTCCCCCGGcgctgctggcgctgctgctggggctggccggGAGCCGAG GATCCCCGGAATGCCAAACCCGAGTTGTGTCCGCGGGAGGATCGCTGTGCCTGGCGCCGGAGGAACCCGTGTGGGAGTGGACAGAGATCCACTGGAAAGCGAAAATTGGTTCAGAAACGTGGCAGAAGATCCTGACAGCCCCCAGGGATGGAAGTGTCTCCTATCCCAAAGGTTCTTTCCATGGGAAATGGAAATTCCAGCCGGGAAACTTCTCCCTGTGCATCTCCGCGGTTCACAGAGCCGACAGCGGGGTCTATGTGGCCGAGTTCGAGAATGTGGCAGCGATTTCCTCTCAGTGCTTCCGAGTGTCCGTGTGGG ACCCCCTCCCGCCGCCGGAgctgaaatcccaaatcctgcagcgGGATCGGGGCTGGTGcaccctggccctgctctgctccagccccgggaACGTCTCCTACAGCTGGGCCTGTCCCGGGCATCCCCCGGGGGAGATCCCGGAGCAGATCCCGGAAAAGATCCCGGGGCAGATCCCAGAGCAGATTCCAGGAATCCCCTCGCGGCTGATCCTGAGGCTCCCCGAGGGCGCCGAACCCCAAATCTGCCTCTGCAACGTCAGCAACCCCGCGGGGTGGAGCGTGGCCCGCGCCCggctcacctgcccag GAATTCCAGGGAATTTCAGCCACTGGAGACcgctggctgtggctgtggccgAGGGGCTGACCCTGCTCCTcgtgggcagctgctgctggtggagggagaaaaggaagaatTCCCGGGAAG GATAA
- the LOC135288279 gene encoding signaling lymphocytic activation molecule-like, with product MGSGAWLQLLLTLGALWGIGAKETVLGILGEATLLRIPRELQERTEQFGEASWKKIIKEPLTKKFLVKISGGNHSEFQPERMRFREQNFSLEILNTSRDDQRLYEYSVNKGSEEEVWQIQLEVFEPVADPSIRILHRESSNGSCSLALNCSSERGDNVSYSWDSRDNGTGGICSGNGSVLRLSFSLRGAAFGCVCTARNPVSSRRAAFDAAQCGAEQRGVPRERTELVVPLAVLGAIIVIILIIVAIVTFRARRDPDPSQATPDPSQATPTSATIYAQVQRVQKPKGTVPSATPPSCTTIYTAATGPPPAPDGAPRSPAGSPTPRGRPPLSQEPTTVYASVTLPVA from the exons ATGGGCTCCGGGGCttggctccagctgctcctcaccctcGGAGCTCTTTGGG GGATCGGAGCCAAGGAAACAGtgctgggaattttgggagaggCGACGCTCCTGCGGATCCCCCGCGAGCTGCAGGAACGCACCGAGCAATTCGGGGAAGCCTcctggaaaaaaatcataaaggAGCCGCTGACGAAGAAATTCCTGGTGAAGATTTCCGGCGGGAATCACTCGGAGTTCCAGCCGGAGCGGATGCGCTTCCGCGAGCAGAACTTTTCCCTGGAAATCCTCAACACCAGCCGGGATGACCAGCGGCTCTACGAGTACAGCGTCAACAAGGGGTCGGAGGAGGAGGTCTGGCAGATCCAGCTGGAAGTGTTTG AGCCGGTGGCCGACCCCAGCATCCGGATCCTGCATCGGGAATCCTCCAacgggagctgctccctggcgCTGAACTGCTCCTCGGAGCGGGGGGACAACGTTTCCTACAGCTGGGACAGCCGGGACAACGGCACCGGGGGGATCTGCTCCGGGAACGGCAGCGTCCTGCGCCTCTCCTTCTCCCTGCGGGGCGCGGCCTTCGGCTGCGTCTGCACCGCCCGCAACCCCGTCAGCAGCCGCCGTGCCGCCTTCGACGCGGCCCAGTGCGGCGCCGAGCAGCGGG gtgtccccagggagaGGACAGAGCTCGTGGTGCCTCTGGCGGTGCTCGGTGCCATCATTgtcatcatcctcatcatcgTGGCCATTGTCACCTTCAGGGCCAGAC GTGACCCAGACCCCTCCCAGGCCACCCCGGACCCCTCCCAGGCCACCCCAACCAGCGCCACCATCTACGCCCAGGTGCAGCGGGTGCAG AAGCCCAAAGGGACCGTCCCCAGCGCCACCCCCCCGTCCTGCACCACCATCTACACCGCGGCCACCGGGCCACCCCCGGCCCCCGACGGAGCCCCCCGCTCCCCGGCCGGGTCCCCAACCCCGCGGGGACGCCCCCCGCTGTCCCAG GAGCCCACCACGGTTTACGCCAGCGTGACCCTTCCCGTGGCCTGA
- the LOC135288304 gene encoding uncharacterized protein LOC135288304 isoform X1: MSPPGGGRCPPALLALLLGLAGSRGSGLGSPECQTRVVSAGGSLCLAPEEPVWEWTEIHWKAKIGSETWQKILTAPRDGSVSYPKGSFHGKWKFQPGNFSLCISAVHRADSGVYVAEFENVAAISSQCFRVSVWDPLPPPELKSQILQRDRGWCTLALLCSSPGNVSYSWACPGHPPGEIPEQIPEKIPGQIPEQIPGIPSRLILRLPEGAEPQICLCNVSNPAGWSVARARLTCPGIPGNFSHWRPLAVAVAEGLTLLLVGSCCWWREKRKNSREG, encoded by the exons ATGTCCCCGCCCGGGGGTGGCCGCTGTCCCCCGGcgctgctggcgctgctgctggggctggccggGAGCCGAG GCTCTGGTTTAGGATCCCCGGAATGCCAAACCCGAGTTGTGTCCGCGGGAGGATCGCTGTGCCTGGCGCCGGAGGAACCCGTGTGGGAGTGGACAGAGATCCACTGGAAAGCGAAAATTGGTTCAGAAACGTGGCAGAAGATCCTGACAGCCCCCAGGGATGGAAGTGTCTCCTATCCCAAAGGTTCTTTCCATGGGAAATGGAAATTCCAGCCGGGAAACTTCTCCCTGTGCATCTCCGCGGTTCACAGAGCCGACAGCGGGGTCTATGTGGCCGAGTTCGAGAATGTGGCAGCGATTTCCTCTCAGTGCTTCCGAGTGTCCGTGTGGG ACCCCCTCCCGCCGCCGGAgctgaaatcccaaatcctgcagcgGGATCGGGGCTGGTGcaccctggccctgctctgctccagccccgggaACGTCTCCTACAGCTGGGCCTGTCCCGGGCATCCCCCGGGGGAGATCCCGGAGCAGATCCCGGAAAAGATCCCGGGGCAGATCCCAGAGCAGATTCCAGGAATCCCCTCGCGGCTGATCCTGAGGCTCCCCGAGGGCGCCGAACCCCAAATCTGCCTCTGCAACGTCAGCAACCCCGCGGGGTGGAGCGTGGCCCGCGCCCggctcacctgcccag GAATTCCAGGGAATTTCAGCCACTGGAGACcgctggctgtggctgtggccgAGGGGCTGACCCTGCTCCTcgtgggcagctgctgctggtggagggagaaaaggaagaatTCCCGGGAAG GATAA
- the LOC135288303 gene encoding T-lymphocyte surface antigen Ly-9-like isoform X2, whose product MDVFWIHLLAILTLLHQTTSASDTTEVFGALGGSVTFRTHNTGGKAAFWNFGNDPIVTVIFEDPPRPVFYTDKFQTRFAVSENGRALSIPQLRMEDAGTYSVAIDGKKTIFTLQVFEELAEPTVTCEAQNCSDGSCSFSLRCSAPGAGLGNVSYSWRVRDQPRDGDSVVLRVNESSREEPEPLTCTARNPVSSRSVTVSTPGVLCSGAVSSSQVGVGGGIVITVGILVAVVLLFCLTVFLWKSRGLRKSLLFSSKPADTAVADYMTVYAEVGSSQQRVPNGTKANPADGGSATTIYSLVKRPEQVGTVENDAVTGLKLV is encoded by the exons ATGGACGTGTTTTGGATCCATCTTCTCGCCATCCTCACGCTCCTCCACCAAACCA CGAGCGCCAGTGACACCACGGAGGTGTTCGGAGCCCTGGGCGGGTCCGTGACCTTCCGCACCCACAACACAGGTGGAAAGGCAGCAttctggaattttgggaatgaTCCCATAGTGACCGTGATATTTGAGGACCCTCCTCGGCCAGTATTTTATACAGACAAATTCCAAACCCGTTTTGCTGTCTCTGAGAACGGCCGCGCGCTCAGCATCCCCCAGCTGAGGATGGAGGATGCCGGGACCTACTCTGTAGCCattgatggaaaaaaaacaattttcaCCCTCCAGGTGTTCG aggagctggcagagcccaCGGTGACCTGCGAGGCCCAGAACTGCTCGGACgggagctgcagcttctccctgcGCTGCTCCGCGCCCGGCGCCGGCCTCGGGAACGTCTCCTACAGCTGGAGGGTGCGGGATCAGCCGCGGGACGGGGACTCCGTGGTGCTGCGGGTGAACGAATCATCCCGGGAGGAGCCGGAGCCGCTGACGTGCACGGCACGGAACCCCGTCAGCAGCAGGAGCGTCACCGTCAGCACCCCCGGGGTGCTCTGCTCAG GTGCCGTCTCCAGCAGCCAGGTCGGGGTCGGGGGCGGGATCGTCATCACAGTCGGGATTTTAGTCGCGGTGGTTTTATTGTTTTGCCTCACTGTGTTCTTGTGGAAATCCAGAG GTTTGAGAAAATCCCTTCTCTTCAGTTCCAAGCCTGCGGACacag CGGTCGCTGACTACATGACCGTGTACGCCGAGGTGGGCTCTTCCCAGCAG CGCGTCCCTAACGGAACGAAAGCCAACCCCGCGGACGGGGGATCCGCCACAACCATTTATTCCCTGGTCAAGCGTCCGGAGCAG GTCGGGACAGTAGAAAATGACGCCGTGACCGGCCTGAAGCTGGTCTAG
- the LOC135288303 gene encoding T-lymphocyte surface antigen Ly-9-like isoform X1: MDVFWIHLLAILTLLHQTTSASDTTEVFGALGGSVTFRTHNTGGKAAFWNFGNDPIVTVIFEDPPRPVFYTDKFQTRFAVSENGRALSIPQLRMEDAGTYSVAIDGKKTIFTLQVFEELAEPTVTCEAQNCSDGSCSFSLRCSAPGAGLGNVSYSWRVRDQPRDGDSVVLRVNESSREEPEPLTCTARNPVSSRSVTVSTPGVLCSGAVSSSQVGVGGGIVITVGILVAVVLLFCLTVFLWKSRGLRKSLLFSSKPADTAVADYMTVYAEVGSSQQHRVVKHVKMVLPQRVPNGTKANPADGGSATTIYSLVKRPEQVGTVENDAVTGLKLV; the protein is encoded by the exons ATGGACGTGTTTTGGATCCATCTTCTCGCCATCCTCACGCTCCTCCACCAAACCA CGAGCGCCAGTGACACCACGGAGGTGTTCGGAGCCCTGGGCGGGTCCGTGACCTTCCGCACCCACAACACAGGTGGAAAGGCAGCAttctggaattttgggaatgaTCCCATAGTGACCGTGATATTTGAGGACCCTCCTCGGCCAGTATTTTATACAGACAAATTCCAAACCCGTTTTGCTGTCTCTGAGAACGGCCGCGCGCTCAGCATCCCCCAGCTGAGGATGGAGGATGCCGGGACCTACTCTGTAGCCattgatggaaaaaaaacaattttcaCCCTCCAGGTGTTCG aggagctggcagagcccaCGGTGACCTGCGAGGCCCAGAACTGCTCGGACgggagctgcagcttctccctgcGCTGCTCCGCGCCCGGCGCCGGCCTCGGGAACGTCTCCTACAGCTGGAGGGTGCGGGATCAGCCGCGGGACGGGGACTCCGTGGTGCTGCGGGTGAACGAATCATCCCGGGAGGAGCCGGAGCCGCTGACGTGCACGGCACGGAACCCCGTCAGCAGCAGGAGCGTCACCGTCAGCACCCCCGGGGTGCTCTGCTCAG GTGCCGTCTCCAGCAGCCAGGTCGGGGTCGGGGGCGGGATCGTCATCACAGTCGGGATTTTAGTCGCGGTGGTTTTATTGTTTTGCCTCACTGTGTTCTTGTGGAAATCCAGAG GTTTGAGAAAATCCCTTCTCTTCAGTTCCAAGCCTGCGGACacag CGGTCGCTGACTACATGACCGTGTACGCCGAGGTGGGCTCTTCCCAGCAG caccGAGTCGTAAAACACGTAAAAATGGTCTTGCCCCAGCGCGTCCCTAACGGAACGAAAGCCAACCCCGCGGACGGGGGATCCGCCACAACCATTTATTCCCTGGTCAAGCGTCCGGAGCAG GTCGGGACAGTAGAAAATGACGCCGTGACCGGCCTGAAGCTGGTCTAG
- the CD244 gene encoding natural killer cell receptor 2B4, with product MAPGLARNLLLFLLFFTASAWTEEPPPLEVTGAVGGVAFLNPHSPQDPFKYSQIHWRWENQLRIAVRKRGEEPTYPPSRFRGRLELLDNGTLKMSPLGLGDSSEYCLHLEDNTGRETIKKVQLKVYELVPKPRVTATTNGDPQQCNATLSCSVGLQGVTYEWIPPPKPLVKEGPVLEVSFNPTVDTYVCKVSNPVSSSSASLTFRHPCSWTDESSSVTRATPSTLVALGHLVLLFLLLAVA from the exons ATGGCGCCGGGGCTGGCGCGgaacctcctcctcttcctcctcttcttcaccgCATCAG CTTGGACAGAAGAACCCCCACCCTTGGAGGTGACCGGAGCCGTGGGCGGGGTGGCCTTTCTGaacccccacagcccccaaGATCCCTTCAAATACTCCCAAATCCACTGGCGCTGGGAAAACCAGCTGAGAATCGCCGTCAGGAAACGGGGAGAGGAGCCCACGTACCCCCCGAGCCGCTTTCGGGGCCGCCTGGAGCTCCTGGACAACGGCACCCTCAAAATGAGCCCCCTGGGCCTGGGGGACAGCAGCGAGTACTGCCTCCACCTGGAGGACAACACGGGCAGGGAGACCATCAAGAAGGTCCAGCTGAAGGTCTACG agctggtccCGAAGCCCCGCGTGACGGCCACCACCAACGGTGACCCGCAGCAGTGCAACgccaccctgagctgctccGTGGGCCTCCAAGGGGTCACCTACGAGTGGATCCCACCGCCGAAGCCCCTGGTGAAGGAGGGCCCGGTGCTAGAGGTCTCCTTCAACCCCACGGTGGACACCTACGTGTGCAAGGTCAGCAACCCCGTGTCCTCCAGCAGCGCCTCGCTGACCTTCCGGCACCCCTGCAGCTGGACAG acGAGTCCTCGTCCGTCACCCGTGCCACGCCCAGCaccctggtggccctgggacACCtcgtcctcctcttcctcctgctcgcCGTGGCTTGA
- the LOC135288303 gene encoding T-lymphocyte surface antigen Ly-9-like isoform X3: protein MDVFWIHLLAILTLLHQTTSASDTTEVFGALGGSVTFRTHNTGGKAAFWNFGNDPIVTVIFEDPPRPVFYTDKFQTRFAVSENGRALSIPQLRMEDAGTYSVAIDGKKTIFTLQVFEELAEPTVTCEAQNCSDGSCSFSLRCSAPGAGLGNVSYSWRVRDQPRDGDSVVLRVNESSREEPEPLTCTARNPVSSRSVTVSTPGVLCSGLRKSLLFSSKPADTAVADYMTVYAEVGSSQQHRVVKHVKMVLPQRVPNGTKANPADGGSATTIYSLVKRPEQVGTVENDAVTGLKLV from the exons ATGGACGTGTTTTGGATCCATCTTCTCGCCATCCTCACGCTCCTCCACCAAACCA CGAGCGCCAGTGACACCACGGAGGTGTTCGGAGCCCTGGGCGGGTCCGTGACCTTCCGCACCCACAACACAGGTGGAAAGGCAGCAttctggaattttgggaatgaTCCCATAGTGACCGTGATATTTGAGGACCCTCCTCGGCCAGTATTTTATACAGACAAATTCCAAACCCGTTTTGCTGTCTCTGAGAACGGCCGCGCGCTCAGCATCCCCCAGCTGAGGATGGAGGATGCCGGGACCTACTCTGTAGCCattgatggaaaaaaaacaattttcaCCCTCCAGGTGTTCG aggagctggcagagcccaCGGTGACCTGCGAGGCCCAGAACTGCTCGGACgggagctgcagcttctccctgcGCTGCTCCGCGCCCGGCGCCGGCCTCGGGAACGTCTCCTACAGCTGGAGGGTGCGGGATCAGCCGCGGGACGGGGACTCCGTGGTGCTGCGGGTGAACGAATCATCCCGGGAGGAGCCGGAGCCGCTGACGTGCACGGCACGGAACCCCGTCAGCAGCAGGAGCGTCACCGTCAGCACCCCCGGGGTGCTCTGCTCAG GTTTGAGAAAATCCCTTCTCTTCAGTTCCAAGCCTGCGGACacag CGGTCGCTGACTACATGACCGTGTACGCCGAGGTGGGCTCTTCCCAGCAG caccGAGTCGTAAAACACGTAAAAATGGTCTTGCCCCAGCGCGTCCCTAACGGAACGAAAGCCAACCCCGCGGACGGGGGATCCGCCACAACCATTTATTCCCTGGTCAAGCGTCCGGAGCAG GTCGGGACAGTAGAAAATGACGCCGTGACCGGCCTGAAGCTGGTCTAG